The sequence TTCGGCTGTTTTCTAAGGGTTAATTTGGTCGTTGAAGTTATTACCCCTGCTACTGACGGCATGGTCCCAAGAACTAAAAGTTCCTCGATTTTTGATCCGGGCAGTGTGATCTTAACTCTATCGCCAACGGTGACTGGCGCGCCTTCAAGTCGATTTAACAAATATTTTTTTTCATCACCGTTTAACAGGAGTGAGTCGTTTAAGGGGGCCAGCACGACCTTAGTTGCAATCTTGGTCTCAATCTTCTTTATTTTGACGCGGTCATCTATACCTACTTTGGCATTTTCCCTTGTTATTCCATCTACCTGAATTATTGATTTTTCCCGGACGGAACTTTCTAATGGCATGATCCTGACAACTGTTTTCCTTTTACCTCCAATTTCGACTAGATCCCATTCATCCACACCAAGTGCGTTCATATCCTTTGCGTCAATTCTCGCAAAACCTTTTCCAGCGTCCTTTACTGATATTTCGGAAATTCTAAGGCTCAACATTTTCAAATCACCTGATAAAAAACATAATACCGACAGCTGCTATAGAGGTCAATAATAGTATAATTGATTAAAAGAATAATCTAAATTATAATGTTTTTAACCCCATAGTTCAGCATTCCTGTGATACTAAAATCATTAACCATTAAAAACTTCAGAAATTATGAGGAAGGGTTGTTTACCTTCCATGAAGGTTTCAACATTATCCATGGAGACAACGCGCAGGGCAAAACCAATCTGCTCGAGGCGATTCACCTTTTATTAACTTTTAGACCATTCAAACAGTTGAAGATAGAGGAGCTCATCAGTTTCGGACATTTACAAGGAAAGATAAAAGGTGAGGTCGAAACCCATTCTGGGCTGAATGAAGTATATATATTACTTACGAAGGCTGGGAAAGCCGTAAAGCTCAATGGAAAGATAATTTACAGTTTGACTAAGGCGCTCGGGAGGTTTAATTTAGTGACTTTTTTGCCGTCGGATATTGATTTGATAAAGGGTCCGCCCCAGAACAGGAGAAAGTATATGGACTCGCTTATATGTAGTTTTGATCCTCAACATTTATTGGACCTAAAATCATACTACCGCGCATTGAGCCAGAGGAACGCGTTACTTACAAAGAAAGATAAATTCTCAAAGGATACGCTGGAAATTTGGGATTCAAAGGTTGCAGAGCTGGGTGCGAAAATAATAGAAAGGAGAATAAGATTTATAAGAAAGCTCCAACCTGAGTTTAGGGCCATTCATAAATTGCTCAGTGGAATTAATTCAGAACTAATCGTTCAATACAGATCTACATTCAGGTTCTTGAGTGGAATTGAGAGATCGTTAAAGAATGAGCTGAGCTCAAGGGTTGGTAAGGATATAAGACTTGGACATACTTCAGTGGGACCGCACAGAGACATAATTGAAATTAGGATCGATGGAAAGGACTCATCGGGTTTTGCTTCGCAGGGAGAAGCAAAAACGCTTGCACTGGCACTGAAGTCTGCTGAAATAGAGCTGACGAAAAACATGCTAGGTAGAACTCCTATCCTTCTTTTGGAT comes from Thermodesulfobacteriota bacterium and encodes:
- the recF gene encoding DNA replication/repair protein RecF, translated to MILKSLTIKNFRNYEEGLFTFHEGFNIIHGDNAQGKTNLLEAIHLLLTFRPFKQLKIEELISFGHLQGKIKGEVETHSGLNEVYILLTKAGKAVKLNGKIIYSLTKALGRFNLVTFLPSDIDLIKGPPQNRRKYMDSLICSFDPQHLLDLKSYYRALSQRNALLTKKDKFSKDTLEIWDSKVAELGAKIIERRIRFIRKLQPEFRAIHKLLSGINSELIVQYRSTFRFLSGIERSLKNELSSRVGKDIRLGHTSVGPHRDIIEIRIDGKDSSGFASQGEAKTLALALKSAEIELTKNMLGRTPILLLDDVISELDEKRRNFLFDLLEGFLGQVFVTATSAREVHYKGAKKIFNIIAGRAYIEGSKLNV